A window of Cryptomeria japonica chromosome 3, Sugi_1.0, whole genome shotgun sequence contains these coding sequences:
- the LOC131069500 gene encoding EPIDERMAL PATTERNING FACTOR-like protein 5 → MVWVTRMRRTKRYWRPRDSQNPCTCITLLTYLCGLIRIILFMCMIPTGSLSTHLMLVHSQEESLYFVPSEGVARNYREEIMTMKLGRRRMLGLRHLPGSSPPKCKSKCGNCRPCKSVLVPINPKMTVHAEYYPQVWRCRCNGKLYNP, encoded by the exons ATGGTTTGGGTAACAAGGATGAGGAGAACCAAAAGATATTGGAGGCCCAGAGACAGCCAAAATCCATGCACTTGCATCACTCTTCTTACTTATCTTTGTGGATTAATCAGAATTATTTTGTTCATGTGCATGATTCCCACAG GAAGCTTATCAACCCATCTAATGTTAGTCCATAGCCAGGAAGAATCTCTGTATTTTGTTCCTTCTGAG GGTGTTGCAAGAAATTACAGAGAGGAGATTATGACGATGAAGTTaggaaggaggagaatgttggGGTTAAGACATTTACCAGGATCTTCACCGCCCAAATGTAAAAGCAAATGTGGAAATTGCAGGCCATGTAAAAGTGTACTTGTTCCAATTAATCCAAAGATGACAGTTCATGCTGAATATTATCCACAAGTCTGGAGATGTAGATGCAATGGCAAGCTATACAATCCATAG